The Sulfolobales archaeon DNA window CAACAACAAGGATCCTCAATGTGTTGAACCTAGATGGGAAGAGCTACTACGCCCTGCTCACACTAATAAACTACAGCTCCTCAGGCTTCTCATCAATACAGATCAGGGTCTGTGGATCCACATGCTCTTCATGGATCTCCATACCTCCCCCACCATCGCAGACAACAGAGATCCAGATCCCGTCTGGGACAGGATATATAGAGCTTAGCCAGACACCCACTATGAGCGGTGCACAGGCATCTATATCCCTCTTCCTCAACTACTCAACCCTGCCAGGGCAGCAAGGAGCCTCTGTTGCATATCCAATCTCGATCTCGCTGAAATAATACTCTATTTTTTCCACGTTATTTCTGGGGCTTGTTTGCTCCGCATAGCTGGTTATGCATTCCTATCGCTGTTCATGGTGCTTGTGCTCGGGAGATACATAGGTCTGCCGATATTCATCGTCCTGATCGTATCGCCATCCATGGTTCCAGCCATATACCCAGGCGATATGGTTCTCCTCAGCCGCAGCAGCTTTGATGTAGGCGATGTTGTTATCTGGTGCTCCTCTGCTCTTTTCTGCGTTGTCCACAGGGTCATAGAGATCAACGGGTCATCGGTTGTTACCAAGGGAGATGCTAACCCAGCACCAGACAAGCCAATACCGAGAGAAGCGGTGAAGGGGAAAGCAGTAGCTGTGATCCCTAGGTGGCTGTGGATCCCGATGGCATCTACACTCATAGCGTTCTATCTATATCGCACCATAGGAATATCCAGACCAAGATCATCCCCAGGCCTTGCACTCGCCATCGTGCTCGCATATGCAGTTGTCACATCGATATATATCCTCGCTATACCCGCATCACATGTGCTCCTGGATGGGCTTGCAATACCCAGCATAGATCTCAGGGGTGTTTATATCGAGAACAACACGGTATATGCTGTGTTTATCCCGAGGAACGCATCCGTAGCATCCCTCGAGACATGCAGATATGTGTATGGACTGCATGTAGCTACCTGCACGGCTTCTTTTAACGGCACAGCCATATCGATCCAGATACCTCCTGAGGTGTTCAGGGAGATGAATATAGAGGGTGTCTCGAGGATAGATATCACCATAGCAGCGGATCTTGTTCTCGAGGGCGGGAGGCATGCGAAGCTGATATCATGGAACTACAGCGTCTTCCACACATATAGAGAGCCCGTTGTCGAGGTCTCTGGCAAGATTGTTTTGATTAGAAACCCGAACCCCGGGTGCCTGGATGTGAATATAACGTCTATGGTTGCTAACCGTGCTGGGGATCCCTGGAATGTCTCTTCGAGATCGCTCTGCATAGATCCATGGGGATCCTACGTTCTTGATCTCTCGGGCTATAGATATGCATCCATCAAGATCGAGTATATCCTATCCGGCAAGACCCGCGTTATCCAGAGGGTTCTGCAATGAACCTGGCACGGGTATTAGAGGTTATAGCTGCTTCGACCCTGATTATCTATGCCATATCAGCCCTGATCACCCTATTAACACCGATCTATATCTTCAGAGGAGATATAGATGGGTATCTATCGCTCTCCGGGTATAGCCTGTTTGGTTTTGGCAGCGAGATAAGATCTCAGATGGCTGAGTCTGCAATGCTATACACAGCCCCGATATATGCCTCGGCATTGTTTGCACTTGCATCATCCCTTCTATCCATTCTCAGGGGATCTCCATGGCTTCTACTCTCAGCATCTGGTATAGCGGTGATGTCCACCGGGATCCTCAGAGGTGTTCTCTACATCCTGGGGCTAGTTGCATCGGCGGTTTCAAAGGATCCGAGTCACCAGACAGCGGCTGGCAGGATCATCTTCCAAGGAACAGAGGTATATATCGGCACAGGCTATATAGCGTCGCAGATAGCCTTGGTAACACCGTATGTGTCGCTGGCACTAGCGGTGATCATTACATTCTTCGCTCTGAAGAAACAGATGCACGGTGTTTAAGCTCTGATTCGAGACTTTCCATCTCCCTCAGAAGCCTGCGGATATTCTCATCATATCTCTTTATATTTATCTGCATCTCTGATTTGAAGCTCTGGGTGAATCTATTTGATATGCATGTGAAGAAACTCTGTATCTCTCTCTCGTGGTTCCCCGGGGCACCTATATATGATCTGGCCATTATAAGGGCTGCAACCACGGCAATGGCTTTCGGGCTTGCTACTTGATCGGTTATTGATATGGATCTCTCGAATGCTCTTCTGAACCTGCTGAACCTCTCGAGCAGAGATCCATCTGTTTTCGAGGCCTCAGACACTGCTCTGCTGAGCCTCTGTGCCCTCAAATATATTCTTCTTATAGCATCCGCCGCTGACTCGCAGAAAGTCTCTGGCATGTTATTTGCGGAGCATATATCCATTATCTTTTTATATTTCTCCCTGATCGCTTTCTCGAAGTATGTCAGATCGGATCTATCTGTCTCTAGGATACCGAGTACAGGGGGTGTTCCATAGTGCTGTGTGAATGACCTCGGCGGCACATATACCTCGAAGGAATCTGTTTCATCAGGCTCCCTAAACACGTGATCCATGGACACGGGGGAACCCGCCATATTATGCGAAAATACCGCGGCCCTTCTAGATCTTTTTCCTTTTACCGATGATCAGGGTGTATGGATCTCTGACTGGACATGGATCCATGCCTATGAGATCGCATAGTGGGCACATACCATATGCCATGACCCTGAACGTGCCATATCTATACACATTATCAACAGCGTTTCTCGGGCTATCCCTCACAGGATCCTCTGTGCTGTCTATGAAGGAGATCCTCGATATAGCCTCGTAGGCATCCTGCTCCGAAACACCGAGGATCCTCATGGCTACCGCAACTAGGTGTAGGAATATGAACCTAGATGTCCTCTGTATCCTCATAGCATCAACAATAGTCTTTCGAACCCTAACAGGCTCTCCACATGCTGCTCTTCTAAGCTCTATAGCCATTCCATGACAGCCGCAGGATCTGAAAAACTCTGCTGCAGCCATAAGTAGATCTCCGCCAGCAGATGACATGATTCTTCTTGCTTCTAAAACACCAATAGATGGAAACCCGATCTGATGGTATGGATATTGATATATATTGGTGTTACTAGTGCTCTGCCCAGCTATTCTAACCCTTACATTCAATATCCTTTTAAACGACTCTTCAATATATCTCCTTGCATCCGAGATCGATGTTCTTGGTGGTATCTCCCCACATATAGCCTCATATCTATATTCTTTTACGCTATCTCTCAATATGCTTGGAGCTACTATGAAGTATCCATCGTATTTGTACTCGATGTATTTAGCATCTGAAGAGATCGAATAGTCTTTATCTGTTCTGAATATATAGTGTCTCCCGTTGCTTGCTGTCTTCTCAACATATGCCCCTGCACTGCACATGAGCTCGTCGAGTGTATCTATATATGCTGATGCTGCAGGCTCTTTTCTTAGATCTATGTCTATGCCTATCAACCCCGATTTTTTGAGCCATATCGCCCATGCATTGTGCCCCTTTGTCGCGTAGATCCTAGAGATCTCCAAGATCTTATCAGACTTCCAAGTGACATATAAGCCTCCAACTGATCTGCATCTCTCTTCACACCCGCCTTTCCCTGGAAGCTCGCTACACTCATATATTTTTTCGGCTATGCAGAAGCTCAGAGGGGCTTTCGCATCTTCAAGGCTATATGCATTTCCCCGTATAGGGAATATCCATATGCCCCTCTCTATCAGTTCGTCTATCCTCATCGACCACCCCATTTCTAACTAGAAAAATGGTGGGCTAGGTGTTTGTGAAGAAGAGATATACTATGGTGCATTATAAAAAAGTTGCAAATGGTGCATATGATGTGTCTCTATGCACAGATGATGGTTCTTGTGATAAGGTGCATGCAAGAGGCATAATGATTCACTTCGAACTCCTCAACAGAGAGCTTGATGACGAGGCATCGATAAACATTGCAAATGGATCGATATATACATACTACGAATACGATCCATGCAGAACAAGAAGATATATAGAGATAGAACTGGATGCAGAACAAACACCTGGTAACCACGCTAATCATTAGCCATAGATAGAGGTGTGGTTCTGCTTGGCGGTAACTCCGAGGAAGAGGGATCTTGATGAGATAGAGTTTAGGTTTGAAAGGGTTCTAAGATCTGGCAATGTTGTTAAGGGGTTTACACGTGCTACTGCAAAGTATGAGTTGATCCCATATTCTCTCATGATAGTCGATGCCCTGAAGAGCGATGACCCGCTCAAAGATCTTGAGAGGCAATATATAGAGGGTGTTGAGAGAACTATAAGAACTCTTCAGATGCTGAGAGACAAAGTAAGGATCTATATGAGACCTGATGACGCATCTAACGTGAAGATCTATGCGTGGAGCCATAGAGAGGGTGAGGTAATGCTCCTACTCAGATTCGGAAACAGCATGAGGATACTCGATGAGAGACCAGAGGTCGAGCCAATATATATAAAGATCAAGGATGGCAGAATATCTGTTGGGACAAGGGTTCACTATAAGACTGTCATGTGGTTCGACCTGGATAGAGCGGATATAATAATCAACCCGCTTGGACACACACCGGTTGTCATCAACAAACATCCTGACACGGGGCTCGACCTCCTCAGAGGTGTATGGGTATATCTCTCCCTAGCCTCCGCCGCACAGCCAATAAAAGATCTGGTGAGGTACGAGGTATACAAGCTTGACGGTGAGAAACTGAGCTCCGACGAAAAAACACTCAATATAGAGATATCGTCTTTCTTCAAAAAAGTCCCGAAGAGGCACGAGCTACCAGAGTTTGTCAGGAAGATGCTGAAATTGAAATATAACTAGCACTATCTTCTCATTGCGGGGCATTCTCTTATGCTTTTCTTAAGCTCGATATTCCTTATCATTATACCCCTCGCTATTGTTTCGAATGATGAGAAGAACTCCCTGTTCTCCACCATATATTTTATCGACTCGGCCCTCTGCTCCAGATCCCATACCATGCACTCCACGGCGTATTGCTCTCCGTAGATGTCCCTCCCGATCTCCTTCAGCCTCTCGCTTTTCCTAACCACTTCATATGGATCGTCTGGTTTGAACCTGAACTCGCCCTGGTCGAACCAGAAGATCAGCTCGGCTCCCGGCATCTTACCATAGTCTGTGTCTCTCATCTTGGATGTGATCTCCCATACTCTGAAGACCTTCCTCACGGTCTTCGCAGTGCCTGGGACAAGCACGGGTGATAGATATACGAGTGTTGATATTACGAGCATGAAGGCTGGCTCGACTGAGATCGGTGGGCTCTTGATCCTGAGGAAGAACTTATCAGGGTCGGATGCGTGGAACGTGGTCATCGATCCATGTCCAGTAGCGGCTGCCTGGACAAGGGCTGCCATCTCCTTGCTCCTGACCTCTCCTATTATTATGTACTGTGCCCTTGATCTTAGTGCTCCAACAACAAGATCTTCAAGCGATATGTTCTGAGAAGGATCAGGAGATCTCCTGGTGTATAGATACTGTATATGTGGATGTGGAACCCTTATCTCCGGCACATCCTCGATAACAACGATCTTGTTGTCCCACGGGACGAATGCCAGCGAGCTCTGGAGGAAAGTGGTTTTCCCGCTACCCATCTCACCCATATATACCACGAACCTCTTATTCGAGATCAGGATCCAGAGGTATGCGGCCATGAGGGGTGTGAGTGCCTCCCTCGATATGAGATCCACGATTGTCAGCGGGTTCTCGGGGAACTTTCTTATTGTGAAGAAGCTGCTCTGTGTGTTATCAGCCTCCGATGTCCCCATAAAGATTCTGTATCCCTCGGGGCTTCTAGCCTCTACGATCGGTGTTGCCACTGACACCTGCTTACCAGTCCTGCTCGCGATCACCCTTACAAGGGCTAGCAATGCATCGTCGCTCGGCTTTCCATCCTTCATGAACACTATGTTGGTGGGTATCCACATCTGCCCAGTCGGGTTTTTCCTAATAACAACTCTAACCGGTTTTCTATAGTCATATGCATCTATCTCCTCAACGTTCTTATCCCTCATAGGAACATCTATCTCCCTCCAGCCAGCAACATTCCTTATAATTGTATATAGAACCTCTGGATGATGCTGCAGCGTTTCCCCAAGACCTGCTTCATCAGCTATTGTGTAGATCAGCTCCTCAAGCCTCCTCTGCCTCTCGTAGAAATCAAGCCCGTAGAATGATAGCACCTCGTTGCTTGTCTCCAGCATCCTGACCAACATGTTATATAGGCTCTCAGCCTCCGGGGTGGATATCTGTGGCTCATCTACTATGTAGTATGCTGTCTCGAGCTCACTATCATATGCTATATATATCGTAGCCATATCCTTGTAGCCTGCCGTGTATCTCTCTATGATCTCAAGCTCATTGAACGATCTCCCGATCACATGCTCCATATCAGTCGCAGCTATATTCCTCAACCAACCACCCATCTAGAGGTGTTAGCATAATAAGCAATGTTCTACTGCGGAGTTGGAAGCCTGACCTCCTCCCCGCCCTGAAGGGCGAGGGTTCCCTCAGGGCGGTTCATTGGTTTGCGGTTTACCGCCTTCATTCTCATCACTTCATAGCTGGTGGGTTTGGACACCCACCCCGCTCCATTCGTCCAGCGGTAGACCGCGGGCTGGGTCTTCAGCCCATTACCCCTATCCCTCGCCGGGGGTTTCCCTCTGCCCCCGGATCCTGGGGACTCGGGGATATGTTATAGCAGATAGGAGTTAGCCCGCCGAGGCTCCAAGGAATTATGAAACAAAAGCTTATAAGCATTAACAACATCCCCACCCTAAAGAGTGAGACTATCAGTTGTAAATGCCGCGGATACATTGACTATGATAGACCATGTCCGCCGCTGAGGAAGGCTCTGGGATCATAAGATGCTTCTCCATATACGAGTATATCCACGAATCATCACCTCTAGCAGCTGTTGTGTCGTGTAGCAATGGTAGAAAGGGTATCTGGATATCTGCCAAGCTCACGAAGATGATCCCTGGGGAGGTATTGAGACCATTCAACTTCACAGATGAGAAACCCATAATTGCTGAGGTTGTCCTCAACAGCGAGACAGCTCTCAGGGATGTCTATCTATTCACGAAGGAATTCCCACTCATAGATGAACTCGCTATACACAGGGTCTATCAGATCACAAGAGTGGCTTTCAGGAGAAGACTCGGCGTTATCGTTCGAGGGGTTGTCCAGGTTGCCGTGCCTGCTGTGCCAGCTACTCAGAGAGCTGAGAGAGGGGCTGGGGCAAGAGAGACGATCGATTTTGTGAAGCCCGCCGATGAGGAATAATCGATGCGAGGTCTTCCAACATCTTTATAGCAACCGATCTAGCTATTCTATACGCTGTCTCGAGATCCACCTGCTTCTCCGAGTAACTGACTATATATCCCCGCCTCTCATCCTCAACCCTCTCCACATTCCTAACAGAGACCCTCGTTATTGTCTCTCCAACTACGATCAGATCCCTTGGGGTGATCGGGATATACCTGATAGACAAAACCGTGTTCTCGATTGGAAGCGGGTATGGGAGGAAGTACGAGGATCCCCTCTTCTCACAAATCCCCATCGAGCACAGGACATAGATCATTGCGTAGTGTGATGGCTTATTCAGTAGCTTGAGCCTCCCAGTCTCCTCAGATACCAGCTCAAGCTTCATCGATTTCCTCAGGCTCAGAGCCTTGATAGCCTCCATTGCATCGAGGTTGGAGACATATCTATCAACGATCTCAGCCGGATCCACACAGTTTATCAGCATCCTCACAACCTCCTCCCTATTGATATCAAGCACCTCAGGTAGCTCGTGCTTGTAGAAGATACCCTTCAGCACGACCTTATCATCGCCTATGAGCACATAGGTTTTCTTGCTCTCGCCACCACCCCTCTTCCTCGTGGATATTATCATTGTGCTGTAGAAGCCCTCCAGCTTGATTGAGAAGGCCTCCCCAATGGCTCTCCTTATGGAGGATACAACATCCTCAACGATCGAATCAAGCATATCTCCCCTCGATGCGTATTCGGGAACCTCTATGAATATCGAGTCTGTATCGCCATAGACTACTCTTAGGCCGAGCTTCTCAACAGCCTCCCTAGCCCTCACAAGGATCTCGTTGGACTTGTAATAGATATACGCCGATCCGAACTCATTCAAAAGATTCCCAGCGTCCTTCGAGAGTGCTCCATAGGCTGAGTTGGATATGATCTTGAGAGCCTTGTCAGCCAGCTTAGCGGTTTGGTTTGTCTTCGACATCTCCTTAACCTTCTTTCTAGCCTGGTAGAGCTGTGTAAGGACGATCGAGATAGGCCCGGGCACCGGGTTAAAGTACATAGTGTATCCGCCTCCACCCCTTGTGACATATATCTTCATGCTGCCTGGGTGCACGGGTTTCTTCGATATAAAGCTTGTGATCGGGTCTACCTGGAAGAAGGTATATATTGTGGGGTATAGCTGGTCGAAGTCAAACACAAGTATATTCCTGTAGATCCCCGGCGGTGCGGAGATCACCTTGCCCATGTAGTGAACCTCATCGAGCCCCGGACTCTTTGGTGCCTTGCCATAGTCCCACTCCCTGGATCTATACTCAGTGACAACAGGCGGATCCAGGTTCTCCAGATACCTTATAAACATATACTCAACTATAGATCCAGCGGATGGTAGATCCTGTATCCTCGAGATAGGTATCTTCGAGATCGATGAGACACCAGCTAGCACAGGGATCCACTGGGAAGCGATCAGAAGAGCCATGGCCGAGTCCGCCTTCGAGTATAGCTCATATGCTGCTCTGTTACCATCATACCACCTCATGATCTGCTCAGGTGTCGCGGTTCTCTCAAGCCTGTATATATCTGTCCCCGGCCTCAGGATACCCAGCTCCCTCGCAACCTCATCGAGAGAATATGCTGTCGTGGATCTTATTCCGAGTGCTGATCTCATGCTTGTGACGAGCATGAAGAGATCTATATGTGTATGCATACCAGCATCGCTCGGTATATATCTATCGGAGCCCCAGTCACCCCTGTAGTACTTTATGAACCTAAGGTCGAATGCCGATGAGTTATACCCAACCA harbors:
- a CDS encoding signal peptidase I, with the translated sequence MLRIAGYAFLSLFMVLVLGRYIGLPIFIVLIVSPSMVPAIYPGDMVLLSRSSFDVGDVVIWCSSALFCVVHRVIEINGSSVVTKGDANPAPDKPIPREAVKGKAVAVIPRWLWIPMASTLIAFYLYRTIGISRPRSSPGLALAIVLAYAVVTSIYILAIPASHVLLDGLAIPSIDLRGVYIENNTVYAVFIPRNASVASLETCRYVYGLHVATCTASFNGTAISIQIPPEVFREMNIEGVSRIDITIAADLVLEGGRHAKLISWNYSVFHTYREPVVEVSGKIVLIRNPNPGCLDVNITSMVANRAGDPWNVSSRSLCIDPWGSYVLDLSGYRYASIKIEYILSGKTRVIQRVLQ
- a CDS encoding DNA polymerase domain-containing protein; protein product: MNIIDLQVVYSKKREIYGVLGRGEAVRIAGEEFKPYFYLMSRSRPELPSYAELEDTDMIPLVFDSTRGGYVWAKDLSVYRVYVQSPSQVKKLVSGIRHPMRYGGIVKFDVRAAFDLVDSFFTEKDPLLSGEDLAEAMIRAAEAVSRHTVLSLDLEVESRGSYFPTPGRSRVLSASISVARISDAQGLSLENAIENTEIIYGDTSEEVIDTLMEMIRKTAPDFVVGYNSSAFDLRFIKYYRGDWGSDRYIPSDAGMHTHIDLFMLVTSMRSALGIRSTTAYSLDEVARELGILRPGTDIYRLERTATPEQIMRWYDGNRAAYELYSKADSAMALLIASQWIPVLAGVSSISKIPISRIQDLPSAGSIVEYMFIRYLENLDPPVVTEYRSREWDYGKAPKSPGLDEVHYMGKVISAPPGIYRNILVFDFDQLYPTIYTFFQVDPITSFISKKPVHPGSMKIYVTRGGGGYTMYFNPVPGPISIVLTQLYQARKKVKEMSKTNQTAKLADKALKIISNSAYGALSKDAGNLLNEFGSAYIYYKSNEILVRAREAVEKLGLRVVYGDTDSIFIEVPEYASRGDMLDSIVEDVVSSIRRAIGEAFSIKLEGFYSTMIISTRKRGGGESKKTYVLIGDDKVVLKGIFYKHELPEVLDINREEVVRMLINCVDPAEIVDRYVSNLDAMEAIKALSLRKSMKLELVSEETGRLKLLNKPSHYAMIYVLCSMGICEKRGSSYFLPYPLPIENTVLSIRYIPITPRDLIVVGETITRVSVRNVERVEDERRGYIVSYSEKQVDLETAYRIARSVAIKMLEDLASIIPHRRASQNRSSLLPQPLSQLSE
- a CDS encoding type II/IV secretion system ATPase subunit, whose amino-acid sequence is MRNIAATDMEHVIGRSFNELEIIERYTAGYKDMATIYIAYDSELETAYYIVDEPQISTPEAESLYNMLVRMLETSNEVLSFYGLDFYERQRRLEELIYTIADEAGLGETLQHHPEVLYTIIRNVAGWREIDVPMRDKNVEEIDAYDYRKPVRVVIRKNPTGQMWIPTNIVFMKDGKPSDDALLALVRVIASRTGKQVSVATPIVEARSPEGYRIFMGTSEADNTQSSFFTIRKFPENPLTIVDLISREALTPLMAAYLWILISNKRFVVYMGEMGSGKTTFLQSSLAFVPWDNKIVVIEDVPEIRVPHPHIQYLYTRRSPDPSQNISLEDLVVGALRSRAQYIIIGEVRSKEMAALVQAAATGHGSMTTFHASDPDKFFLRIKSPPISVEPAFMLVISTLVYLSPVLVPGTAKTVRKVFRVWEITSKMRDTDYGKMPGAELIFWFDQGEFRFKPDDPYEVVRKSERLKEIGRDIYGEQYAVECMVWDLEQRAESIKYMVENREFFSSFETIARGIMIRNIELKKSIRECPAMRR
- a CDS encoding bifunctional DNA primase/polymerase — encoded protein: MRIDELIERGIWIFPIRGNAYSLEDAKAPLSFCIAEKIYECSELPGKGGCEERCRSVGGLYVTWKSDKILEISRIYATKGHNAWAIWLKKSGLIGIDIDLRKEPAASAYIDTLDELMCSAGAYVEKTASNGRHYIFRTDKDYSISSDAKYIEYKYDGYFIVAPSILRDSVKEYRYEAICGEIPPRTSISDARRYIEESFKRILNVRVRIAGQSTSNTNIYQYPYHQIGFPSIGVLEARRIMSSAGGDLLMAAAEFFRSCGCHGMAIELRRAACGEPVRVRKTIVDAMRIQRTSRFIFLHLVAVAMRILGVSEQDAYEAISRISFIDSTEDPVRDSPRNAVDNVYRYGTFRVMAYGMCPLCDLIGMDPCPVRDPYTLIIGKRKKI